tacaTGGAACACGTGTATATACATGTGGAATACTTTGATACTCTGGTTAAACTGaacatgtttctttctttttattttgttcttggAACAAAACACTTACTGGGTGTTGGGACATTTCTGCGCACCAGAGGTCCTTGGATCGCCTCGCCATTGCTCTTGTTGACAGCAATGAAGGCAGTGAAGGCACTGCTCACTCCTGATTGGACACTGAGCTCcaccaccttcttcttcttcactcctCCATCTCCCTCCCCTCTgtgctctctctcctccatctccagGGAGCGAATCAGAGTCCGAGCAGCCAACCTGTGGACTGTTAATCTGCAGACAGGACATAGGAGTAAACACAGATGATAATGTTTTCCATTATTACTAACTGAGTTAATCAGTACAAGTATAAATGAGGCTGATGAGGATGTCATTTGTTTTACAAATACTTGGTCATAATCCTGACGAGAACGTGGATGTCTGACCtttcagaaagttttttttagattgtcAAAGACATGTTGACAGAgatatctcacacacacacacacacacacacacacacacacacaaacaaacaaacacctcTATCTCTTTTACTTAAAGTCTTTGGTCCCTTTCTTTGAAACATGGCTGTGTTTAACATGATGATATTTAAAAAGGCTGGTCCTGGAAAGTTTATCTCCATACAAGGCAACTCATAAATCTTAATTGGCATTTTGGCTTTCTAATgcttatttttaatgttgttttactGCGTGATGTCTTTCCAGTTATGTTATGAATGGCATATTTCATATAGAAGCCCATGTAGGCACAAATGTAAGTGAGTGCTATTATCTGAATGTGCAGCCTCAAAATCAAGCCAAATCAAATCAACCAAAATgaactgtttgttttaaagatCTTCTTCTGTCTGAGAGAAACTTGTTTTACCCAGTGTCCTCTGCAGGTTTGAGACTGTAGCAGAGCTGATTCTGAGAGGGTTGACCTGCCAGGCTGTACTTCACCGTCACACAGCCCTCTGCTGCCTCTGAACTCTGAGAAAACATCACAGTGTTGTAAACCAGAATTAtcataattacataaaatgactccAATTCATTTTATTCTAACCTGACACATGTAACCAGAAAGTTACTTAGTTTTAACTATGAGATGTGCTGCTCCTACCTGTCCAGTGAGCTGGGCATAAaccagtgacctttgaccctggaAAAGAGCTGTGATTGGTGGAGAGAGATCAGTGACAGAGACTCCCTCTGGTAAATCCCACTTGACTGAGATGTCGACCACAGCTGGTTGTAGAGCAAATCGCAGCGACTGCATCACCTGATGAGAAAAGAAGTTTACAAAAAGTTGTGAGAGGCACTGAGATTTTGCTTAATATATTTACTTCCATTTGTGATCATGTCTTTTGTCCAAATTGCATTAttcattaaaatgtacattattacTGTGATGTCTCTCTTACTTTGGGTTGCATCCTGTCAGTCCCTGTGATGAACTGAGCGTGACCTCCTCCTTCCTTGGCCAACCCGTTGATGAGAGCAGAGCTGGCCCCTTCCCCAATCCCAAAAGAGAAACACCTACAATACAGGAGTTTAGTTTTGAACACAACAGAGAACATATTCTGGGTACTGTATGGATCGTTTGTAGTGTTTCAGTGGTTTCACCTGTGGGAGCCTGAATTCTTCTTCACCAGATCGATAACTTCTTTGGTGTTTGTCACCTCTCCATCAGTAAAGACAAATAGCTAGGGAAAAGAGTTTTCATATCACTCTAAGCTACAGGTTACATGCTACACCCCTGCCCTATCCCCAGGATGTTCTATGGAGGTATAAAGAGAACTGGTTACAGTGTTGGAGGCTGTGCCCCATTCGTTCCTATGAAAATTGCTCAGTGGCACATTATCCTTCTGAGTATAAAGTTTCCCAGATATTGTGTGTGCTTCTTTATTTCAACAAATCTCTCACCTTCAGATGGGAAAAGTGGATTTTAAGATCGGGAAAATTCCAAACTATCAGAGCATCATATTTCTGTCACAAACATAATTGAGAACCTAATTGTATAGCATTTATACTGACACTAGATTCTTGaaaaaccagtgtgtgtgtgtgtgtgtgtgtgtgtgtattacttGTCTAGGTTGATTGGGAATGCAGTGCTGGCTGTAAATGTGTTTGAGGGGCTCAAGGATCTCTGTTCCTCCCAGATCAGCCTCCATCTCCTCAACTTTCTTCAGAGCCTCTTCCATGGTCTGCTGGCTGTACTCCACACTCTTACTGccatcaacaaacacacacatgcacaaacattgACGCCAAATGCAGAAACTAATCTGTTAGATTGAGTGGACTGAGGGAGTGACTAACGGGAAGATGTGTTCATATCTGGACCCAAAACTGATGATGTTGAAATAGCAGCCCATTGGTAAACTCTTCAACAGGAGCAGCAGAGTATCCTtaaaggaagagagaaaagagaagagagaaagagagaaaaagtaatGTAGGCCACAGTGTGAGAGGAACACTAGGAATGACaaaattagcaaataataaatacCCTGGCACTGTCAATGCGTTCTGGACTGCCATTGTTGCTCATAGGTGAACCCATACTTCCAGATCGATCCAGTAAGAACACAAACTCTCCACGTGAGGCGACTGAAGACATCACAGCCTGGGGGAACTCAGGGTACAGACTCAGCATCACTACTGGATCACCCATCAGAGTGCCtggaacacagagacagacagcttTTAACATATAATACAACATGCGTAATGTTTCAGGTGAATGTTGAAACATGTCATttagacgcttttgtccaaagcgacttacaataagtgcattcaacctgaaggtactagacatagaccacaggaatcaagtaagtacataactttaagagctaactgtcatcgctacaggagtgctatatgttaaagaagaaaagaataaaaaagaaccTATATTAATTTACACTCACCAGGTTTGGCAGAGGCCTGTCCTGCCTCCACCACAGCAGTGGGCTGGTGAGCATCTTTGTAATAAATCAGCAGTTCAACATCTCTGTCAAACTTGTGTCCTGCAGACAACTTCACCTGCAgttcacaaaacacattaaataaagttataGGTTTCAGGGTTTCCCCcagtagtggggcggattagctgaacaatcgttcactttgtgataaaagcatgaaatttggtagatgtgttggtgaatatgtttcgaacaaatctggatattgggccacctcaaaagcgccccctagtggccgtggcaggcatttgttatacaaataaatcaatgatgaataaaaactgcccttctaataataccaactggtgatgaattgtatattgttggaaagcctgattagtcacctttacaacgaggtacagcttgtaaggatcgtgcattcatggaatgagcaacggggctaaacgtgtgggtagcaccccccaaaaatgtgcatcccctgtggggcggattagctcaataaatcacaagaattgtttattttgtgatagaagcacacaatttggtggatgtgttggtggatatgtttcaaacaaatctgtatattaggccatcgcaaattcgccccctagtggccatagcagtcattttcttcgttaaaattacaaaaaatatttaaattatttcttaaaatatttaaaaaatgtaaactaaatatacaaacgtaaattaaaaaaatgtaaatacacatattaaattaacaaaaatccagttagacactctttcagttatttttcctgccccaccacaatcgggctagccatcgagctagctagcaaatgagctagctagcatttgcctcctgggacaagcagtgcagtggactgtccatcaaggtatgtctaaatattttatttcacctgttataattatgaataaaatatgctatgaacatcataaaggctaaagagaaaaacaatcatcacgggccttggcggaaaagtaaattagcaagaaaaacaggtacttaagctagctagttagcttggaacatgtatcagtggctgttgggtgtgaaagcttaataagacactgttaaattatgtcctgtggaatgtggacatctctctctgcacacacacacacacacacacacacgcacacaatctatatgtcatatgtctcctttgcccatgtggttctttttttctttttttaaatgtattttataactccatcacagttagtcaggcggctttggaccagatttgggaagaaaggggacacgccggacaaaagcaccaaaatttttccacatgctctccatcactataggtttcaacttttggtaggagtcACTTcatcatcaagattgcagataggagacggcagccatataacccataagtctatgagaaccaatatatcttccaagccacttagaaggtcaatcttggtgtcaaaatatacattttctgggtcaaagaatcatttaaagctattgagaatatcactagatgagtcactgtaaataatttgttgatcaagatctgacatgagatgaaagcgtacccttgatttttttgagcagtgtacatgccagctaatccacactctcccgtgaacattgattccaaacattttcaactcaggattccctgctgcagcacttgaagcgagttgcccagtctttGTGAAAaagaacatatctatttgatcaaataatcatctagtgatattctcaatagctttaaatgattcatggacccagaaaatgtatattttgacaccaagattgaccttctaagtggcttggaagatatagcatttctcatagactttatatggctgccatcaccgcaatcttgatgaagtggctcctactaaaaattgaaacctataatgatagagagtatgtggaaaaaattgaatgcttttgtccggcgtgtccctttatttggctaagccgccatttttgaaaatggccgcttttaaatggccatttttaaaaatggccgccacagccatcagaattttttttgcgatgtcccaatatccagattcattaaacatgtattcagcaatgagtataccaaatttgatgcttttatcacaaaatgaacgattgttcagctaatccgccccactacacaggggatgcacatttttggggggtgctacccacacgtttagccccgttgctcattccatgaatgcacgatccttacaagctgtacctcgttgtaaaggtgactaatcaggctttccaacaatatacaattcatcaccagttggtattattaaaaggacagtttttattcatcattgatttatttgtataacaaatgcttGCCacagccactagggggcgcttttgaggtggcccaatatccagatttgttcgaaacatattcaccaacacatctaccaaatttcatgcttttatcacaaagtgaacgattgttgtaaaatattgagctaatccgccccactacagTGCTTTATAGGCCTGACAGGCCATCAGGCTTTTCTTTAGAGTCaggcggctaatggtgcgttcaaggtctacacgaatgtcagaatttccGACGTTGTTCCAAGCTCCAAGTactgactttcagtgtaaattaaacacataattcCATTCGTCGCCATTCATAAGGCGAAatggtaagaacgtgttagacccgccttcaaaataaatcaaacacatgtaggtttcaaaataagagcacatggatgtgttagcagagtccaccacagaattcaCAAGAAGACcatcaaaatatgatgccttaaataaaacatagaagaaccattattctcatttacaataattcattaaaatatgcaatgattaagatggaatagtggcattagaaagtGCGAGAGGCCACccaatttaggcttttagggcaaaaatgttctccgggggagcatgcccccggacccccctactctgtttgggtccccccatcataggCTCAGAAAATCCTGGGGGAAACACAGgttctaaaggcttgacagactggacagacaagaAATTCCCcggcagtatgttcagggtaatgaaaggaTTAGAGATGTTTTGGGTCCtccattgagtcagcttcaagtcagtaaatttgtttggctgcactgggaatttcatgtacaaacttctttttatttatgtaatatgttggttgttgtttacactacagttcatttatttattttttaaataaaacatatttgggttaagGAATGGAGTGGAAGAttaactcattgagttgaaatcatttgctgacagcttcgtcccccccccagttcaaaaatcccatctgcgcccctggtTTTACCCCTTGGCCATGtttgcacttttttatttatgttaatttattttacttttaaatgtgacCAGCAATGGCTTGTTTTAAGATTCACTAGGATTTAACTTATGTGAAAACatttgataatatttatttaattgtgttttttttttgtttgttaaaactGTATTTCAAGATTTGCCAAGATTGTGACTTTTTGTAAGACtctacatttaaatatttttaataaatgactTATAATAACACAAATAGTTTCAAAATTCCTGtcaacttttaacatttttttttacaaaaacacggTGGACCGCCAGTGGGCTTCTCTACCATCAGGCGGTGAAAGTTTTCTCAGGGAAACCCTTTGTTTTATTCTCAGTTCTGAAAATCAGATGCACGATCAGTCTACCTACCGTGGCCTGGGTTTGCTCTGTGTTGAGGTACTGGAGAGGGTCCAGGGGACAGTTGGACTCTACTTTAGAGACTGGACGAGCAGAGGACACTCtggcagagaaagacagactgTAGGGCACCAG
This is a stretch of genomic DNA from Centropristis striata isolate RG_2023a ecotype Rhode Island chromosome 4, C.striata_1.0, whole genome shotgun sequence. It encodes these proteins:
- the LOC131970173 gene encoding von Willebrand factor A domain-containing protein 5A-like isoform X2, producing the protein MLLFLWNKPTWVCAFLTYCTMVSCCGLLTSLKQPVPLKSVEVEVEVRDHVATVVSTLNYENKEDKPLEAVFVFPLPGDAAVCHFSAKIGQTEIVAEVKEKQEAREEYDDALSSGRQAFLLEESDQSPDIFSMSVGSLPPGESASIRLEYVTELAVQADEGLRFSLPAVLNPRYQPRGSEGNPVQVTSVPASLVPYSLSFSARVSSARPVSKVESNCPLDPLQYLNTEQTQATVKLSAGHKFDRDVELLIYYKDAHQPTAVVEAGQASAKPGTLMGDPVVMLSLYPEFPQAVMSSVASRGEFVFLLDRSGSMGSPMSNNGSPERIDSARDTLLLLLKSLPMGCYFNIISFGSRYEHIFPKSVEYSQQTMEEALKKVEEMEADLGGTEILEPLKHIYSQHCIPNQPRQLFVFTDGEVTNTKEVIDLVKKNSGSHRCFSFGIGEGASSALINGLAKEGGGHAQFITGTDRMQPKVMQSLRFALQPAVVDISVKWDLPEGVSVTDLSPPITALFQGQRSLVYAQLTGQSSEAAEGCVTVKYSLAGQPSQNQLCYSLKPAEDTGLTVHRLAARTLIRSLEMEEREHRGEGDGGVKKKKVVELSVQSGVSSAFTAFIAVNKSNGEAIQGPLVRRNVPTPMSIAASSYMMRMAQHMQSGPAPHFVHNKRRHEECCSEDDDDVDRFLLMDGLHDELNSEDDEDEDEDEGESVLMDGSHEFQELESDDDHSLLQRSSIDPKQPPRDPLLQLVSLQKASGCWVLDPALAAALGKTSEEVEKHKPVAVDEDVWATILALIWLHGFQMDAQEEWELLAMKAVSCLRAQRAGVTESLEAGNTLLGCNVQKDILGF
- the LOC131970173 gene encoding von Willebrand factor A domain-containing protein 5A-like isoform X3 gives rise to the protein MLLFLWNKPTWVCAFLTYCTMVSCCGLLTSLKQPVPLKSVEVEVEVRDHVATVVSTLNYENKEDKPLEAVFVFPLPGDAAVCHFSAKIGQTEIVAEVKEKQEAREEYDDALSSGRQAFLLEESDQSPDIFSMSVGSLPPGESASIRLEYVTELAVQADEGLRFSLPAVLNPRYQPRGSEGNPVQVTSVPASLVPYSLSFSARVSSARPVSKVESNCPLDPLQYLNTEQTQATVKLSAGHKFDRDVELLIYYKDAHQPTAVVEAGQASAKPGTLMGDPVVMLSLYPEFPQAVMSSVASRGEFVFLLDRSGSMGSPMSNNGSPERIDSARDTLLLLLKSLPMGCYFNIISFGSRYEHIFPKSVEYSQQTMEEALKKVEEMEADLGGTEILEPLKHIYSQHCIPNQPRQLFVFTDGEVTNTKEVIDLVKKNSGSHRCFSFGIGEGASSALINGLAKEGGGHAQFITGTDRMQPKVMQSLRFALQPAVVDISVKWDLPEGVSVTDLSPPITALFQGQRSLVYAQLTGQSSEAAEGCVTVKYSLAGQPSQNQLCYSLKPAEDTGLTVHRLAARTLIRSLEMEEREHRGEGDGGVKKKKVVELSVQSGVSSAFTAFIAVNKSNGEAIQGPLVRRNVPTPMSIAASSYMMRMAQHMQSGPAPHFVHNKRRHEECCSEDDDDVDRFLLMDGLHDELNSEDDEDEDEGESVLMDGSHEFQELESDDDHSLLQRSSIDPKQPPRDPLLQLVSLQKASGCWVLDPALAAALGKTSEEVEKHKPVAVDEDVWATILALIWLHGFQMDAQEEWELLAMKAVSCLRAQRAAGVTESLEAGNTLLGCNVQKDILGF
- the LOC131970173 gene encoding von Willebrand factor A domain-containing protein 5A-like isoform X1; translation: MLLFLWNKPTWVCAFLTYCTMVSCCGLLTSLKQPVPLKSVEVEVEVRDHVATVVSTLNYENKEDKPLEAVFVFPLPGDAAVCHFSAKIGQTEIVAEVKEKQEAREEYDDALSSGRQAFLLEESDQSPDIFSMSVGSLPPGESASIRLEYVTELAVQADEGLRFSLPAVLNPRYQPRGSEGNPVQVTSVPASLVPYSLSFSARVSSARPVSKVESNCPLDPLQYLNTEQTQATVKLSAGHKFDRDVELLIYYKDAHQPTAVVEAGQASAKPGTLMGDPVVMLSLYPEFPQAVMSSVASRGEFVFLLDRSGSMGSPMSNNGSPERIDSARDTLLLLLKSLPMGCYFNIISFGSRYEHIFPKSVEYSQQTMEEALKKVEEMEADLGGTEILEPLKHIYSQHCIPNQPRQLFVFTDGEVTNTKEVIDLVKKNSGSHRCFSFGIGEGASSALINGLAKEGGGHAQFITGTDRMQPKVMQSLRFALQPAVVDISVKWDLPEGVSVTDLSPPITALFQGQRSLVYAQLTGQSSEAAEGCVTVKYSLAGQPSQNQLCYSLKPAEDTGLTVHRLAARTLIRSLEMEEREHRGEGDGGVKKKKVVELSVQSGVSSAFTAFIAVNKSNGEAIQGPLVRRNVPTPMSIAASSYMMRMAQHMQSGPAPHFVHNKRRHEECCSEDDDDVDRFLLMDGLHDELNSEDDEDEDEDEGESVLMDGSHEFQELESDDDHSLLQRSSIDPKQPPRDPLLQLVSLQKASGCWVLDPALAAALGKTSEEVEKHKPVAVDEDVWATILALIWLHGFQMDAQEEWELLAMKAVSCLRAQRAAGVTESLEAGNTLLGCNVQKDILGF
- the LOC131970173 gene encoding von Willebrand factor A domain-containing protein 5A-like isoform X5 gives rise to the protein MLLFLWNKPTWVCAFLTYCTMVSCCGLLTSLKQPVPLKSVEVEVEVRDHVATVVSTLNYENKEDKPLEAVFVFPLPGDAAVCHFSAKIGQTEIVAEVKEKQEAREEYDDALSSGRQAFLLEESDQSPDIFSMSVGSLPPGESASIRLEYVTELAVQADEGLRFSLPAVLNPRYQPRGSEGNPVQVTSVPASLVPYSLSFSARVSSARPVSKVESNCPLDPLQYLNTEQTQATVKLSAGHKFDRDVELLIYYKDAHQPTAVVEAGQASAKPGTLMGDPVVMLSLYPEFPQAVMSSVASRGEFVFLLDRSGSMGSPMSNNGSPERIDSARDTLLLLLKSLPMGCYFNIISFGSRYEHIFPKSVEYSQQTMEEALKKVEEMEADLGGTEILEPLKHIYSQHCIPNQPRQLFVFTDGEVTNTKEVIDLVKKNSGSHRCFSFGIGEGASSALINGLAKEGGGHAQFITGTDRMQPKVMQSLRFALQPAVVDISVKWDLPEGVSVTDLSPPITALFQGQRSLVYAQLTGQSSEAAEGCVTVKYSLAGQPSQNQLCYSLKPAEDTGLTVHRLAARTLIRSLEMEEREHRGEGDGGVKKKKVVELSVQSGVSSAFTAFIAVNKSNGEAIQGPLVRRNVPTPMSIAASSYMMRMAQHMQSGPAPHFDDDVDRFLLMDGLHDELNSEDDEDEDEGESVLMDGSHEFQELESDDDHSLLQRSSIDPKQPPRDPLLQLVSLQKASGCWVLDPALAAALGKTSEEVEKHKPVAVDEDVWATILALIWLHGFQMDAQEEWELLAMKAVSCLRAQRAAGVTESLEAGNTLLGCNVQKDILGF
- the LOC131970173 gene encoding von Willebrand factor A domain-containing protein 5A-like isoform X4, with amino-acid sequence MLLFLWNKPTWVCAFLTYCTMVSCCGLLTSLKQPVPLKSVEVEVEVRDHVATVVSTLNYENKEDKPLEAVFVFPLPGDAAVCHFSAKIGQTEIVAEVKEKQEAREEYDDALSSGRQAFLLEESDQSPDIFSMSVGSLPPGESASIRLEYVTELAVQADEGLRFSLPAVLNPRYQPRGSEGNPVQVTSVPASLVPYSLSFSARVSSARPVSKVESNCPLDPLQYLNTEQTQATVKLSAGHKFDRDVELLIYYKDAHQPTAVVEAGQASAKPGTLMGDPVVMLSLYPEFPQAVMSSVASRGEFVFLLDRSGSMGSPMSNNGSPERIDSARDTLLLLLKSLPMGCYFNIISFGSRYEHIFPKSVEYSQQTMEEALKKVEEMEADLGGTEILEPLKHIYSQHCIPNQPRQLFVFTDGEVTNTKEVIDLVKKNSGSHRCFSFGIGEGASSALINGLAKEGGGHAQFITGTDRMQPKVMQSLRFALQPAVVDISVKWDLPEGVSVTDLSPPITALFQGQRSLVYAQLTGQSSEAAEGCVTVKYSLAGQPSQNQLCYSLKPAEDTGLTVHRLAARTLIRSLEMEEREHRGEGDGGVKKKKVVELSVQSGVSSAFTAFIAVNKSNGEAIQGPLVRRNVPTPMSIAASSYMMRMAQHMQSGPAPHFDDDVDRFLLMDGLHDELNSEDDEDEDEDEGESVLMDGSHEFQELESDDDHSLLQRSSIDPKQPPRDPLLQLVSLQKASGCWVLDPALAAALGKTSEEVEKHKPVAVDEDVWATILALIWLHGFQMDAQEEWELLAMKAVSCLRAQRAAGVTESLEAGNTLLGCNVQKDILGF